The genomic segment GCCAAGCGCAGTAGCAGCCTCCCACCGGGCAGGCAGGCAAGTCCGGAACTTGGTACGAAGCTACGCGTTTCCAAGGCGTGCTGTTTTCGACTACAGTCAGTTGCTGACCATTTTTTGTCCAACAGGTCCCAACCTATTGCTCGACAACCGAAAAGACGACGAGGTTCTCCATTGTCACCTTTCTGATATCTGACTGATAGCTGATGGCGAATGCTGTGCCTGCCGTGGTGGTATAGTTTTGCGTGTGCATCGCACCTTTACCGTCCGGGTTATCGACGAGACACTTGCCCGGCACAGGCGCATGCCAGTCTTCTGGGTGTTCGCTGCAGTCTGGCCACTGCGTCACGGTCTTGCCGCCGTAGGAAAGGCTCGTGCAGCCGCGGTTGGCCCCGAGGTTGACGGTGAACTTGCCCCTGGCGAGTAGGTTGAGGAACTGGCCCGGTGGAGGGGGCACGTTACCTTGTCACATCCGTAGTCAGCTTGCATCCACCACTTGGATTTCGGGAGTTGGTAAAGCGGGTTGATCACAAGTTTGATTTTGGAATTGTCTACTATAGTGTTGCTGTCACCGGCTTGCTTAGCATTATGCTTATCATAAAGGATCATAGGTCGTGGCACTAAGAGACTCACTCGGCGATACATGCAATCGGCCTTAGCAGAAATGTGTCCTTCAACGATACCAGCGGAGATCAGCGCCGAACCAAGCATCAGTCTTACTATCTCTGTTGTTAAGTTGCGTCGAATACCTTAGAGAGAACGGGCCTGCGAAACTCTGTAAATCATAATCAAGAGACGACGCTTCCCAACTGCTCGACTCTGGACCGGCAGAATTCAGTCGGTGCACTCTTGCAGTGAATAAATCTTTTCAAATGTTCTCTACTCAGCTGATCTGGGGCTTGCTGGCGGGGGGCAAGAAGCCTCTTTTTACAGCCACCCGAAAGCCCCCTAGCCATTTCCGGGCTATTTTTTCATATCCAGTATCGTTCGGATGTGTCCCATCCGCCACCAAATCTTCCATGGCGGGCCCGTCGTTCCTTTGCAAGTCGACGAACACAATTTTCCTGCCTTTAAGAGTCAATTGGCGTGCTAGTCTCTCCGCCTCAATATTGAATTCCTCAACCCGCTGCTGCACGACCTCGTTCTGGTTGACCAGTAGGCCTGAGAGAATAATGGTTGAGCCAGGCGAGGCAACCCAGAGGGTGTCCAAGAGGTGAACAAGGCGGCATCGTGCTTCTGTCAACTTGTATCCTTGTAAACAATCGTTGGATCCGGCGTTCACAGTGAAGACATGCGGCAACAACTTCGCTGCTGATAGCTTCGCCCTGGCCTCGATTTGGTCGATCCTATACCCCCGCCAGCCTTCATGTTCGTTGTTAAAATGGGTGCCGGATCTACGGGATCCAACCATGCAGACGTTGTAGCCGCAGCCGTGCAGTAACTCAGAGAGTTTCTTCCGATACCCGTTTTGATCAGAAGAGCCGACGCCGTGTGTGACTGAGCCCCCCAATGGCATTAATCGAAGCACAGGTCGACATTCGGTTGTTGAGGTAAGTTCTGAAAGAAGGATGTCAGTTTGAATGACCATGTTGGAGTCATTTAGAGGATATCACAAAGGCCCCGAGTCTAGGATTGTACTAGGGGTGGAGGCGTACACACTGGGTTGGGTGCAGTGAGCGGCCTTCTGGCGGTGAAAATCGCATTTGGCGGCTTGCGAAAAGTAGCCGACGTTTACTTTACATCTGAAGTTGCGCAGCATTGAGCATATGAGAATCTGGTCCTAAAAGCAGAACCAAGTAATCAATGCAGAAAGCAAAAACGCGGGGGAAAAGGCAAACCAAAATGGGGGACATCATTGTCTCGTACTAGTGAGAGAAAAGAGTGGTACAGGGAGGTCGGGCAAACCATCTTTAGCCGAACATGACATAGCTCGGCGGGGAGCTTAGCGGCCGGAAACTTGCCGCGACTCCTGGGGTCTCACCTATCTACATACACATCTGGCCAATGAATCCCTTGCGAGTGCTCTCCTCGAACAGCAGCCTCCAAAAAGTGAACATCTATCACTGGTTGGGATAGCAGCTCTTGCAACGACGGCTCTGGCCAAGGTGCACCTGCGGCTGGGATTACTTCATCAGCTAAGTTTCGATCAATATCCTGGGTGAGACTATCGTCGCAAGAATCTGCTACTCCATCTGATTGTGATTGGGTATGTGCTTTTAGGTTCGACAACATCGTTGACTCCATCACTTCAACATGGCGACTATATTCCTGTGCCACCATATTCCCAGCCATCTTTAGTTGGTCGAGGAGACGAGATGCCTCCTCGTAAATATCCCGATCAAGACGACTGCCTATCCCATCCAAGAGACTCGAAATGGCGAGGATCGTTAATGACGAGAAGAGGTGTTGTGTGAAGAAGCAATCAAAAGTCATAAAGGTTCCATCGATCCACGCTCGTGTGAGTAGCCTCGTAGACTGATGAGCGCATCGTATGCATGCCTTTGACAGTGCTGTCGCTTCGTCAGGGATATTGGATGTTGCTGGAGACGATCCAGGACGCGAGTTGGCAATATGGATTCGCAAAGCGTGTAGCAAAAGTGGTCGAGTAGCCAAAATCACACACTAGTAAAGATCAGCTTCCTGAAGGTACTGTAAAGGATGCCTGATTGATGGTGATGGCTAACTTGATAGAAACGCAGATGGAGAGCGACGACTTTATGATCATGAGGCTGGTTCAGAGACCCATCCCCTATTTGTAATGGCCCAGGTAAGATTTCAACCCAGGATTGTAAATCTTTGAGACAGCCGTGTACGCGGCTAGAAAGGTTTGCGCATGTACCTTCAGCTTGCGTTCGGACGCTGTAGACAGACCGGATTATGGAAGTGAGTAGACCAGCTAGTCTGATATCAGCAACATGATAATCAGAGTCACCGCGGCTATCTGTCGAGGTCGAATCAGATGGCTCGCAAGGCAGGTCAACACCAATGTCATCATCTTGAATTGCCGGTGGGTGATTTAGGTTCGCAGCATAGAGTCGGTCGATGATATATGCCGTCCAAAAGAGGCTTTTTCGATGCCGGCGGACCATGGGGTCTGGCAATTGAGACTCCGGGATGTTAAGGTGTAGGCCGATGACAACAGCGACACGGACGGCAGTACCCGCAAAGACGTACGCactatatcgtcggtttagGGCCATGGAGTAGAAAGACTGTCCAAAGGTTAGTCGCCGCCAGACGGTTCACGGGAAGGCCTTACCAAGAGAAGATAAAGCTCAACGGTTTCGACTTCGGGGCGCTCGTCAAGGTATCCTAAAGCCTTGGATGCTTGCGCAAAGTATGCCATTCCAGGGAAACCGTGGACACCGGTGGATTTGGAGATGTAGAGCTCCCCGATAGCAAACAAGGCCCAAGTTCTACAACGAAGAACTATCGCTTCCGGGCTCGCGTCATGAGTGTTCTGCTTCCAACTTTCTGTAATTGCTTGTGTTTCCACTATGTGATATGAACGCCCAATGTACTTCATAGCAGCCTCAAGCAGAAACTTCGCGCGAGAAGGCCCTGGCCATGGTGTGTTGACATGAGCCAGCGACATCATGGACTCGTTGGAGGCATAATTCAGTCGTATGAGGTGGATAGGCTCGGGAGCTAACGGGTCCGTGATGACCTGGCGAAATCGAGTCGCAAAAGCGGCGTCGGCAGCCTCACCGATGAGGACAGAGCTTCTGAAGACATTCAGACTGTCGAACCATGGGTCGATACTGATTGCTGGACTTGTCTCGTTTTCCGCGGACTCTGTAGATGGTTCTGGCTGAAGGTCTAGAGGAGATTGAAGTGATTGTAGGGCACTTCCGTCGGGAGTATTTGTGTCGTGGGAGTC from the Colletotrichum lupini chromosome 3, complete sequence genome contains:
- a CDS encoding fungal specific transcription factor, which gives rise to MRPHEQTPATVCLFPNIVLELVVALSSATLVVPSAKCPTSEILCHNYSRIETTFRQVVVSPSARTKHSVWDLDAILFPNYTKKHQHQQAKCRERQNQSLPAVLLEVSAALCSLEKLPRESFMGDTERPNASKRSPRLLTASIVVIDATKGRTVKVPQSLLDELFQEIDRLKRQSTSRLDSRTAQIDDSHDTNTPDGSALQSLQSPLDLQPEPSTESAENETSPAISIDPWFDSLNVFRSSVLIGEAADAAFATRFRQVITDPLAPEPIHLIRLNYASNESMMSLAHVNTPWPGPSRAKFLLEAAMKYIGRSYHIVETQAITESWKQNTHDASPEAIVLRCRTWALFAIGELYISKSTGVHGFPGMAYFAQASKALGYLDERPEVETVELYLLLSFYSMALNRRYSAYVFAGTAVRVAVVIGLHLNIPESQLPDPMVRRHRKSLFWTAYIIDRLYAANLNHPPAIQDDDIGVDLPCEPSDSTSTDSRGDSDYHVADIRLAGLLTSIIRSVYSVRTQAEGTCANLSSRVHGCLKDLQSWVEILPGPLQIGDGSLNQPHDHKVVALHLRFYQCVILATRPLLLHALRIHIANSRPGSSPATSNIPDEATALSKACIRCAHQSTRLLTRAWIDGTFMTFDCFFTQHLFSSLTILAISSLLDGIGSRLDRDIYEEASRLLDQLKMAGNMVAQEYSRHVEVMESTMLSNLKAHTQSQSDGVADSCDDSLTQDIDRNLADEVIPAAGAPWPEPSLQELLSQPVIDVHFLEAAVRGEHSQGIHWPDVSRGKFPAAKLPAELCHYETMMSPILVCLFPRVFAFCIDYLVLLLGPDSHMLNAAQLQIVYASTPKLTSTTECRPVLRLMPLGGSVTHGVGSSDQNGYRKKLSELLHGCGYNVCMVGSRRSGTHFNNEHEGWRGYRIDQIEARAKLSAAKLLPHVFTVNAGSNDCLQGYKLTEARCRLVHLLDTLWVASPGSTIILSGLLVNQNEVVQQRVEEFNIEAERLARQLTLKGRKIVPEMARGLSGGCKKRLLAPRQQAPDQLKSSSWEASSLDYDLQIRLMLGSALISAGIVEGHISAKADCMYRRVSLLVPRPMILYDKHNAKQAGNVPPPPGQFLNLLARGKFTVNLGANRGCTSLSYGGKTVTQWPDCSEHPEDWHAPVPGKCLVDNPDGKGAMHTQNYTTTAGTAFAISYQSDIRKQLTVVENSTPWKRVASYQVPDLPACPVGGCYCAWLWIPDGCKITLAYERPLAQLTDSFIAGGQPNMYMQNFKCNVTNAVSTKRLGIAKPPVACRDDSRKCVAGPKQLIAWNQAEGNNVQDVGYSPGYNARMGFKPANRLQGSRYGYAHLDRER